The nucleotide sequence AGCTACAATAGTAAATAATTTATTCAATATTCCTTGTTGTTGATTATGACTCAACTACTTGGACTTGTTAAGTCTCTAGTTTTAATAGGGATTCTAGAAATAGTACCAACCGCCATTGCAGCAACAGCAGCAGAAAGCCAATTGCCTAAACCTCCAAATACAGGAACACCGACAGGCAATCCCACACCAGCAACTACTCGTTCACCAGTAACTTGTCCGAAAACGGATAAGCCGGTAACAGCCTTAATCGCTAATAATCACAAAGATTATACGACCAAGGAATATCCCACCTTATGGTTTTATATTCCTTATTATTCTAGTGGCGAAATTAGACAGTTAGAGTTTGTCTTACTCGATGGAGCAGAACGACAAACTATTTATCGAACAGGCGTAAAATTAAGCCAAAAGCCGGGATTTATTGCCATCACTGTGCCGGCTAACGCTCAATATGCCCTTCAACCCCTGAAAACTTATCGTTGGTATTTAATGCTAGATTGTCAAAATGATCCAGATGATGAACCCGCTTTGGTGGTTAATGGTTGGATCACTCGTTTAGCTGAGGGTTCGACTCAGGCAAATTCTCTTTGGTATGATAAGATCAATGACCTTGCTAAAGATTATTTTACTGACCCCAATAATCAAACAATTCATGAGAATTGGGTCATGCTCCTACAATCTTTGGGTTATACCTGGTTAATTGAAGAACCTTTGGCTAATTCAACTTTAACGACTCCGTTGTATTAACGCCAATTGCCCACTAAAACATAACCCGCCCAATAGTAAGGATTTTGGTACTTGGGTTGTTTTAACAGTGCTTGTTGGGCAAGATGTAAGGCTTGAGCTTTACTAGATCCTAGCACCTTGAGTTGATTATAAAATATCTCCATTAGTTGAACTGTAGACTCATCACTGATTTGCCACAGAGTTGCTAACGTCGCTTCAGCCCCAGATCTTACCGCTAATCCCGCTAATCCTAAAGTGGCTCGATTGTCACCTAAAGCCGTTTGACAAGCACTCAGGACTAATAAATTAATTCTATTAGAAGATGTTTGCTCGGAATGACTAAGTAAATTATTAATGTCATTAGGTCTTAACAATTCACCGATAGTTTCTTGACTACTATGAACCAGTATAAAAGTTTCTTGAGGATCTGAGCTAAAATTTGCATGAGTGGCCAGATGAACAATAGAATAATGATTTTGCTTAAGATTGTCTTGAAGATTTTCGCTAGTAAATTGACGATTTAAAAGAATTTTAGTGGGAAAAATCGTTTTTATTTCCTCTAGTTCATCCGTAACGTTTAAAGGATTAAAATAACGGTTTTCTGCCTGAACTTCTTCACTTATACCAGCCGCTAAAACTTGAAATTTTTTAGGATTATTCAAATCTGGCTTAAATAAATTAGAGCTAGGCAGTAAAGCAAGAGCATATTTTTTCTCAATTAAATATTGCTCGGTTTTAGCATCATAAAGTACCCCAAGAGGAACATTTTTTAATTCTCCATCTAAAACAAAGACTAATGTTTTTAAATCTGCAACAGTTTGTAGTTGTTTTTCCATTGGTTCAATTAGCCATTGATAAATCGCTGTCGCATTAGCAGTTACTTCCCCAGCATTGCGTCTTACAATGGCAATACGCAAACGAGAAATGGCTTTTTTGACGATGGTTTGCGAAACCGGGACTTGATGATGGGTTAAGGGTTGTCCCGGTAACTGAACAATTACTTCCACACGGTCGGGAAGAAGAATAGGATAAATAAAAGCGGCTGTTGGCTCAATTTCAGCTAAATTTGGTTGAAGGTAAATTTCCGATTTAAGTTGACAACCTAGAAAATTTTCTAATTCTGCTATCTGGAGGTCATCAATAATTTGAATAGCCTTTTTTAAATTTTCTTGAGAAGGTTGAAAATGATCATTGGTTGTTAATAACAAATCCACTAACTGACGATACACGGGTTCAATCTGATCACGAAAAGCAAATTGTATTTCTGAATTCACATTAAGTAAATCACCCCGAACAGCTTGCAAAGAGTCAACCGCAGCATAATAAGCGGCAATTGCGCCTGTGAGATCTCCTTGTTTTTTCAGTAAACGCCCTAGTTGCCATTCCCAACGATAGCGTAACTCAGGGGCCTGAATTTCTTCTAACAGCAATAACGCTTTTTCAGTGAGTTTTTGAGCCTCTTTCCATTGTTGGTTAATTTCATAAAGTTCTCCCATTTGTCCGATAGCCGCCGATGTTGTGGATGAATCTTCTAACTTTTGAGCTTGGTCAATGGCCGAGGCGATAATCTGAGCAATGGTTTGCCAAGAAGGAAGATTGAAGTTGTTTTTAGACATGAGTTTTTCTGATGCGAGTTGCTCTCGATAATCAGAATTAGTACAGGAAAAATCCTGATACTCAATACTCTGTTTTAAACAACTTAAACTATGAGCAAAATTCAGGCGGCTATAAATTGCCTCTCGAGAGGGAGCAAGTTCACTCAATTTTGCTTCTAGAGGAGCAATCAGTTTTATAGCACTCTCCCATTGCCGATTATCAATTAATAGAGAAAATTGATTAGCTAACGAGAGCAACTGTTTATTTCCAGTGGAAATTTGAGCGGCTCTTTGATAATAATCCAAGGCGGCATTAATATAGCCTTCGGCTGCTTTTAATTTGCCGATCGCTAGATTTTTTTGGGCTAAAGATCTTTGGGTATTTCCTAACTCGAGCAAAAACGTACTTTGTAAATCTGGATTAGGGGATAAAGTTAACCCTTCTTCTAGCACTTTTTGAGATTGATTGAAGTCTCCTATTTCCCTTAAACTATATCCAAGCTGTACAAATCCATCCGCTTTTAAAATAATATCTTCAATAGACTTTAAATTTTCTTTGATTTCAATTAAAGTTTCTCTAGATCGGACATTTAAGCCTAATGCCTGTAAAACTTTTACCTGATTGAGTTTAGTTCCCAGAATACCTTGTCGATGATTGGCTAGACTATATTGATAGGTGGCTTTTTCCCAAGCGTTGAGAGCATCAGTTAGCTTTCCCTGTTGCCAATAGAGACGGCCTTGGGTATTCCAAATTTTGCCGAGAACGGCGGCTTGATTTTGGGAGTGATCTGCTTGTGTGTTGAGAAGTTTTAAACTTTGATTAATAGCTTCTTGCGCGGCTTGCCATTCTCCAAGATGTTGATAGGCTAAAGAAAGATTGCTCAGTGTTAAACCTTGACTGAGATAATCTCCTTTGGCGGCAAAGGCAGCAACCGTCTGCTGCCAAAGCATGATGGCTTTTTGATATTCTCGGTTTTGGTAGGCTTTTATGCCTTGTTGTAATAAACTTTGAGGGTTAATCTCGACAGAGGAGAGAGAAAACGATTGAAATCCGGAACTGGTTCTCCACTGATGAACCGGATTTGGGTTGGCAATGAGTATAGTTTGTGCTTGCTGACTGGTGGCAGACAAACTAATCATTAACCCTAACAGGAATACCAGTATAAATTTAACTTTGTTCAATTAGCTCAAATCATTGATTATGACCGTTGCTAGATCTAATCATATCAAAAATTTTATTCCTTAAAACCCTTTTTCAGCTAGTAAAAGCCCTCTTTTGCATCTTTAATGACCAATGCCTCAAAATTGTGTTTGCAGCGCTTTTTCTATTTTGAGTGCCTCATCCGGTAATACTGTTTGGAAAATTACCATAGCTTCTAACCAAAATTGCTTACATAATGGTTCATTATCTAAGAGTAAGCAGATTTCTCCTAAATGCCAGAGGGCTTCACCATATTCTTGTTTTTGTCCCAGTTTTTTGAGCAAGTATGCCAGTTGTACAAAGAAGAGTTGAGCGATTTCCCAATATTTTCCTCCGCCATACATTTCGCCACGCTCTTTGTAGATTTTCCCTAATTCAAAACAGGCTTCTGCTATCTTGTATTCATCTTGGATGATGGAGGCAAAGCGAAGAACTTGATGCCAACCTGCCCAAGCTTCTATGATATTGCCGTCTCTAGCCGCTTGACGCGACCACATTGTAAAATATTCAGCACCGATCTCTGCACTTAAATGAGCTAAATCAAGAAAGTTTTGTGCTTTAAACCAGGTTAAAGCGGATTGGCTCTCTTTTTTAATTTCATTAATCCAGTTGGGATTTTCTCCCCCAAAATCATTATTTACCCATTCAAATATAGGCCGATTTAGGGATTGATAATAAATCTCTCCTTTTTGTTTAACAGTTACAGTTATTTTCACTTGTGGGTGAAGATCGATAATATTTTCTGAAACGATATAAAACCCTTCTTCTAATATTTGAGAGTTGATTTTTTTTCGCGCTTTTTCTAAAGATTCCGCTTCCATTTCAATGATTTTTTCTAACATCATTCCTCTCCTTTTGCCTTTATTCGAATTAGTTTTTGCTCAAATTGTGCTAGTTTTTTGATGAATGGCTTTATGCCTCATGAATATTTCTCATGAGACTTTTTCAGGTTTCAATACAAATTTTTCCCGATTAGGTTTACTATGTTACAAGATTTTTATACTTTGTTCATATAACGTTACAGAAGATAGCATTAGGTTATTATACCGTCTTAATCATGTTAAGCTTAAGTGGGGATTAACTGATTACACTCTATAACTTATTAATTTTATTTTCAAGCCTGAGATAATAATAAAAAATTATGACTAATAAGTAATGAATAATTTGAATTTTTCAAGGACTGAGCAACCCTAATCAGGGAACAGGCAACAGGCAACACTTCGACAAGCTCAGTGCAAGTAGGCAAAAGTAGGCTCGGGAATTTACGCTTAAGATTAACGATAACTTGAGTTTAATAAATTCTTTTTCGAGGTCGATAATTAGCCACAGATTCTACTAATCCCAAGGCAATAAAATTAGTTAATAAAGCTGAACGTCCATAACTCATCCAAGGTAAAGGAATCCCTGTAATGGGAGCGAGTCCAACAGTCATACTAATATTAAGAACCGCTTGAAAGGCTATCATTGTCAGGACTCCAACGGCCAACAGAGAGCCAAAATTTTCCTTGGCTTTTAAGGCAATTACCAACAGCCGCCAACAGATGAGCCAAAACACTAACAAAACAGCAATTGCACCAACAAAGCCTAATTCTTCGCCCACCGATGAATAAATAAAGTCTGTATGCTGTTCAGGAATAAAATTTAACTGGGTTTGAGTACCATTAAATAATCCTCGTCCCCATAGTTCTCCTGAACCAATCGCAATACGGGATTGAAGCAATTGATATCCCGATCCCAGAGCATCTTTTTCGGGATCGAGAAAGCTTGTAAAACGGGCTTTTTGATATTCTTTGAGCAAACCCCACATAATGCCGCTCACTTTACCGGCGGCAAAATTGCCTAAAATGGCACCGATGGCTGAAAGAAATCGGAAGGGGAGGGTAAACCAGGCAATAATTCCCATGCTTAAAGCAAAAACA is from Gloeothece verrucosa PCC 7822 and encodes:
- a CDS encoding DUF928 domain-containing protein is translated as MTQLLGLVKSLVLIGILEIVPTAIAATAAESQLPKPPNTGTPTGNPTPATTRSPVTCPKTDKPVTALIANNHKDYTTKEYPTLWFYIPYYSSGEIRQLEFVLLDGAERQTIYRTGVKLSQKPGFIAITVPANAQYALQPLKTYRWYLMLDCQNDPDDEPALVVNGWITRLAEGSTQANSLWYDKINDLAKDYFTDPNNQTIHENWVMLLQSLGYTWLIEEPLANSTLTTPLY
- a CDS encoding CHAT domain-containing protein; this translates as MISLSATSQQAQTILIANPNPVHQWRTSSGFQSFSLSSVEINPQSLLQQGIKAYQNREYQKAIMLWQQTVAAFAAKGDYLSQGLTLSNLSLAYQHLGEWQAAQEAINQSLKLLNTQADHSQNQAAVLGKIWNTQGRLYWQQGKLTDALNAWEKATYQYSLANHRQGILGTKLNQVKVLQALGLNVRSRETLIEIKENLKSIEDIILKADGFVQLGYSLREIGDFNQSQKVLEEGLTLSPNPDLQSTFLLELGNTQRSLAQKNLAIGKLKAAEGYINAALDYYQRAAQISTGNKQLLSLANQFSLLIDNRQWESAIKLIAPLEAKLSELAPSREAIYSRLNFAHSLSCLKQSIEYQDFSCTNSDYREQLASEKLMSKNNFNLPSWQTIAQIIASAIDQAQKLEDSSTTSAAIGQMGELYEINQQWKEAQKLTEKALLLLEEIQAPELRYRWEWQLGRLLKKQGDLTGAIAAYYAAVDSLQAVRGDLLNVNSEIQFAFRDQIEPVYRQLVDLLLTTNDHFQPSQENLKKAIQIIDDLQIAELENFLGCQLKSEIYLQPNLAEIEPTAAFIYPILLPDRVEVIVQLPGQPLTHHQVPVSQTIVKKAISRLRIAIVRRNAGEVTANATAIYQWLIEPMEKQLQTVADLKTLVFVLDGELKNVPLGVLYDAKTEQYLIEKKYALALLPSSNLFKPDLNNPKKFQVLAAGISEEVQAENRYFNPLNVTDELEEIKTIFPTKILLNRQFTSENLQDNLKQNHYSIVHLATHANFSSDPQETFILVHSSQETIGELLRPNDINNLLSHSEQTSSNRINLLVLSACQTALGDNRATLGLAGLAVRSGAEATLATLWQISDESTVQLMEIFYNQLKVLGSSKAQALHLAQQALLKQPKYQNPYYWAGYVLVGNWR